One Bacillota bacterium genomic window, ACAGTACCTGACACGGGCGCGAAGAGCAGCAAAGAAACTAATTGAGGAGGAGGTGAAAGACCATGCCCAGTAACCAGGCCAAGTTCCGTGAGGAGTACGAAGATGCCCTATTCAAAATGCTCTTACACGACGTAGCAGAGCATGAGGGGAAGGCCATCTTGCAGCAAATGCAGACTATGGGGGACTCACCCGATTCAAAGCCCTCCGAGTTACTACTTAAGAAGTTTGGCAAACAACTGGATATTGAGCTCCGAAAACTACGGCAGGCAGAGCGCAAGCAGGTTGCTATCGCCACTGTGCGCGGCCTGGCAATTTGTCTCCTAGCTCTCCTTACAGTGTTTTTTACCGCCATGGCCACCGTTTCGGCCTTTAGGACCCGAGTAATGAACATCTGGATGGACATACGGCCGGAATACACAGCTTTTCAGCTTCGAGGTAGCGAAAGCAGCGAGGGAGGCGGCATGGTCGTTAATTGGAGCAATACCTATGTTCCGACTTATTTACCCGAGGGGTACGAGGTAAACTCCTTCTCCTTCAATGAAGGCTTGAAGAGAATAGTGTTTGAGAACGCCTCTACACAGACCTTTATACTCTACACCGAACTTGACGAAGCGAGCAGCATGGTACTTGACACTGAAAACGCCGATCGCTTTGAAGAGATAAGCATGAACGACCAGTCCGGTACGCTGGTGGTAAAGAACAATTTGGTCACCATCGTCTGGAAGCAAGAAGGTCGTCTGTTTATGATTAAGACACAGACCGACATCGGTACAGCTATAAAAGTGGCCGAAGGAGTAAAATTCATAAAATAGTCTCCGAAAAAATGTTGCACTTTTCCTCCCTTAAGTGTCTATACATGTGAGGGTACTAGAAGGGAGGTGTTTGTTTATGAGGAAAATCGTATGTGCATTACTAGCCGTTCTAACCATCTTGACATTTAGCGTTAAAGTACTTGCGGCACACAGCGAGTTACACGGGCCAATATCTCCACAGTTCACCCACATCTCACATGTGATGGCGCGTTTATCCATTTCTGCATGGGGCGAGGCCGCCTGCAGCGGAAGCGTTGCTCTTTATAGTCGGTCCGATACCGCTACTCTCATCATGGAACTCCAGAGGCGGGATGGCAACGGTTGGAGCACAGTGAAGTCTTGGACTTCATCGGGACCAGGGCTCCCGGGGGTCTACATGGATAATTACCATTGGGTTGTCAGGGGGACATACCGTGTGCGTTGTATTGCCAGGGCTCACAGTGCCAGTGGTGTGCTTCTGGAAGAGGTCTCTCTATTATCTCATGAAGTTACACATTGAACCCCGAAAAGGTCTAGATACATGAGAAGGGAATGGATGACTTTTTGTGAAGCCAAAGTTACTAATACTGTTTATCATCTTGGCAATTGGCGTCGTCAGTTCCCTGACCATTACCACCCTTAGCATGCAGAATGCAGGGTTTGAGAACCAACAGGAACAAGCCCTGCGTGAAGAGATAAGCTTACTAATGACACAGCTAACGCATGTCATTAGTGCTTTGGAACAGCTAACGCAAAATGAGACTATAGAAAAGCTGATAGATTTGCAGATCGAGGTCTCCAGAATGAAGGGGGTAGTGTTCAAACGTCAAAATAGTCTGCTCGTGAACTATGCTTCATTGGATAACCCTATTTCATCACTGGAGGGCTTTTTGAGGTTAGCCCTTCTAGAATGTTCTTCAGATGACGATGCGATAAGGCCATATGTAACGAAGGCCGCCCAGCTTAAAATTTTTCTCTCGGAACTCCATAATCACTTCGAAAGAGTATACGGATCCTTCGTAAGAGGACAAATACGGTCTCAGGACATACACGTCAACACTTTGCACGAGCTAAACGAATTGATAAGCACAATCAACGCTCGAGTAGCAGAGCTCATTCATTCCCCGCAATGAGTGACATGCGCTATCTGCCTCTATACCACTTTGCAGGTTGGTAACACAAGCAGCTATCGCACATCCTCCAAGCACTGAAGCTCGTTCTCTAGTGCAACAGCAGCACTTCCCGGACTTTGCGCAATGCTTACCTATGATTGGGCTACACCTATAGTACCCTAGAAACCAAATTAATGCGGAGGTGGCAAATTGGTGCGTAAAATACTATGTATCCTGTTAGCCGTTGTCTTCGTGGTTACGTTCGTAGCATCGGTGCAAAGTGTTTCAAAACCAAATCCTGTAGCAGTAGGGGGCACTGGAGTTTTGCTTGTCACAGAAAAGCCTGTGAAAAGCTCTGTGCCTTCAGAAGTTCTCACCTCGCTGAACCAGCTCCCAAAGAATGCAGCTGATATAGTCGGTCTTCTCATTGACAGTGAAATCTTGGGCAAGGCTGCTCCTGAAGCAGTACAGAACCTCAAAACACAGTTTGGCAACGGTAAAGCCATAGTTGCGTATGGAGACTCAGTGGACGCAAAGAAAGTCGCTAGATACATAGGAATTGAACTCACACAAGAAACAAAGCTTGGACATGGAACCAAGCGTGTCGCCGCAGGTGTGATGAAGCTCGCTGATGGTCGTACTCACACTATTGAAGTAGTTACTGATAAAAAGCACAATATGTCTGCGGAAGAAATACAGGCCTCAATCGCTAACATGATCGCGCAGTCGGAGTCGGATCTAAGGAATGTAGACTTGGAGCAAGGGATGTCTATCCAGTCGGCGGGTTGGATTATTTTCGACTCTACAATTAGATCGTACACAGCATCATCTAACTTCGGTACCTATACCACTACGGCTGCTGCCTATTATCTCAATGCGTCGTACGATGCAGACCCTAATAAAGACTATTTACAGATCAGAACCCAACATACATCTCAAGCAGGCGCGTATAATTTCGCAAAGGCGAACACAGCAAATGAACCTGGAAATGGGCAGACTGTAGTGGAATATGGACCCATGGGCAACTTTACTAGCGGTGGGGCCGTATCATTTTCTCTCGGATACCCTCCTGCTGTTGGCTTCTCATTCTCATTAGGGTCATCTTCAACTCAACTAACTAATCAAAGCCAACCATCGTACCCGCGCATTAGGCACGAGGTGAAGTATGGTGCAGGCTCACCTGAAGCAAAAGGGTCGCTTGCATGGCTCCAGCCAATCAATACATCGACTCCTCAAGGGCAGAAGACAGTTTTCTACTGGTTCACAAACAACCTCACCATTTCAAGATCTGCGTTTTTCGACAACTGGTATTGGGTAGTAACAAGGCCATAAACAAGAAGAATTCGTGGGAGCCGCTTCCTCTCGCGAATTCTCTTTTTTATCTCGTTGAGTAGGCGGGGAATGGTTGCCGCATTGTGGCAGCGGGGCATCCACCGACATATCGTGGAGAGCACCCGGTAGTCTTAGCGGAGGAGCAAAGAGGCCAGGTAGACAAGTGCCGGAGGGATTGTGACCAAAATTAGACCGCGTTTGGCTTTCTCTAGGTCTTTTTTCGCTTGAGAGAGATGGTAGAGAAGCAAGCCGCCCCACAAGATGAGGGAAGTATAGTTGACCGCAGGGATGCTATCCCGCAGCCCGAGCACAAGTGCCATGGCGGCTAAGGGGGCAGCGAAAGAAAGTATCTCAATTAGGTTACTCAGCAAGGAGTAGTCTTCATTCTTGTCTTTAGACAAACGGCGCAAAAGCAAAGGTGCGGTGAAGAGCGCCAAGGCAATCTCTGGCCCCATGTAGGTAATATTGTAGACAAAGGAAAAAGCATAAATGCTCGTGCCCGCTGGAGCATACTGGCCGAAGAATACCACCCCTGAAGCAAAATGCATGACAAAACGGGCTACCCCGCCGATGGCTACCCCCGCGATCGGCTTGTCCTTAAAGAAACCCGCCAAACCGATGGCGGCGAAAGCGAAAGGGTAATCCAAAAGAAGTTGCACAGGGTGCACGATAAAAGGCTCGACGAGTAGCTTAAGGCCCGAAAAGAGCAGGCCTGCGACGATGCCCGCTTTACCGCCCCAGCGTAGCGCCACCACAAAGAGGGGTAGCATCTGCAGTGAGACTGAGCCTCCTTGTGGCATCTCCACCACTCGGAATAGACTGAGGATGTAAGAAAATGCCACCATTACCGCGATCTCGACTAGCATTAGGGTTTTTTTGTCTTTCATAACCAAGCCTCCTTGAAATTTGCGTGTCTTCCTTTTGACGAAAAAATAAATACCCATGTGAGAAACATGGGCACAATTCGTGCTGCTGCTTCCCTACGCTGGCCTTACCCAGATCAGGTTCAAAGGGTTAGGGTGTATTTACGCCCCTCTCAGCCCAAATTGCGGGCTCCCCTAGCAAGATATGAAATTCTGTCTACCTCTCGGTCAATTAGGCCAGTGCTCAATTGGCAAGCCCCGCGTTCAGCATACGCTTTAATCTCTCGACGATGAGAGGAGTCTCCTCCACCTGCCTGTTAATGACCAAAATAGTGTCGTCACCGGCGATAGTGCCCATAACACCTGCTAACTGCATGCTGTCTAGAGCCGCGGCCACGGCATTGCCACCACCAGGGAAGGTTTTGATGACTATAAAATTTGCTGTGTAGTCAAGACTTACTACCGCATTGCGTAGAATGCGCACTAGGCGGTCGGTCAGGCTGTCGCCGCCGTTACTTGGTGACTGCGTATAAACCTGCTTGCCCGACTTGTTAATGATTTTTATAAGACCAAGTTCTTTGACATCCCTCGATACCGTTGCTTGAGTGGCCCTAAAGTTGGCAGCTGCCAAAAATTGAGCCAACTGCTCTTGTGTTTCCACTGGATGCCTATTTATTATTTCTAATATTCGCCCCTGACGTTGTTCTTTCATAACTTTCCCCCTTCCCAGGGCCTCTGCTAAACATATTTTATCATAGTTCCAGTACTTGGTCACGACATCTTGGCTACCATGCCCCGCGAGATGTTGCCACGCCGTAAAACAAGGGGCTCCTCTCAGTGTCAGGCGACACTATTATGGACTTGTGACACTAGTACGCAGTAATGTATTATGGTGGCAAGAAAAAAGAGAGGGTGAAAAACATGAAAAAATTCTTAGCTTTGGCACTGGTTTTCTGCTTCGTCTTGGCTACGCCAGTATTTCCAGCAGCCGTAGCACAGAGTGGGCAATTGACCATTAGCGCGGCCCCGTTAGCGGAGCCTCCACCGCCAGTACTGCCTCCGCCAACCCGAAATTAAGGCTGATTCCCACAGTGTGTACGGACTTTTTTGGAGCGAGGTGGAGTTGCTGACTATGCTGCTCAAGAGGGTTATTTTGCTGGATTCTATCTAGCAAACTATACGATATAGAAGGGGTCAGAAATATGAGAAGAAGATTTGTCGCCATTACTTTCTTGGCGTGTATTATGCTTAGCTCCACACTAAGCGCTTCGGCACTAAATGACGTTACGCAACTGCCTCACAACACTGAACTTGCATGGTTTGCGCAACATGGCATTGAAGCGATGGATATCACGCGGATTATGGAGTCAGTCCCCAATGGCCAAGATCAGCTAAGGAGCCTATCGCAACAAGCTAGGGCTCATAATCTTACACCTGCACAGGTTCAAGAAGTTGTTAGAAGCCTGCTTGATGCTCCACCCTTAACGCGCGAGGGCATGTATGGACAGCTTTCTAAAGACGGAACTACTATCGCTTTGCCTAACGGCATGACAACACCAAATCTACAAAAACAACGGATGCTAAATGCTGCTACTAGTACAGTGAACGCCACCTCCGGAACTGGGCTGACTGCCCTTACCTCTGGTTATCGTGATGTTGTAGATTTCAGCGATCAATCTGGCGTTTTCTGGCTTGTACGGAGCACAACTGGGTTTAACCAAGCGACAACTTTCGTGAACCTACCGCATATTACTACCTTACCAACATCTCCCGACAGGCCATACGTTTTTTTCGCTGTCAATAATGCCACCAGTTCGGTTGTGGGCGATTACGGCATAGTCTTTTACCCAAACTCAGGATGGCATCTCTTCTCGTACACACTTGTTTGGAACACCTCTACTAATAGGTATGACGCCACTTGGTGGCAATCGAGTACTCCGCTCCCGAGCCAATATGTAGGGGGGAGTTCTGTTTACCTGCATGTGCAGATTACAAACACTTCAAACACCGATTCCGTCTCTATTACTTTAAGAGATGGTATCACCTTCTCTACTCTGTTTTCCCGCACAGTGTCCTTTATCAACAATCCCTTCAACTCGACTCTCTCCAACGTTAACATCTATAGGCAAATCACCATGGCTCAGGTCTTGACTGGCCCTACTTTGAACACGAACACAGGCACACACATGGCAAATGCGCGCACTAGCGCCGCCCATTTGTACTCGCCAGTTGGCTACTGGCTATGGGGAACTAGCCAAACGAGTGATACTTATAGGAAGGCCCCTACTTCAGTACAGTTAGCGACAGTGATCGTGAACTCGCACACTAGGTGGCACGCGGAAGATATTAGCATCAGATTTAATATCCCGTAAG contains:
- the argR gene encoding arginine repressor — translated: MKEQRQGRILEIINRHPVETQEQLAQFLAAANFRATQATVSRDVKELGLIKIINKSGKQVYTQSPSNGGDSLTDRLVRILRNAVVSLDYTANFIVIKTFPGGGNAVAAALDSMQLAGVMGTIAGDDTILVINRQVEETPLIVERLKRMLNAGLAN
- the thiT gene encoding energy-coupled thiamine transporter ThiT, translated to MKDKKTLMLVEIAVMVAFSYILSLFRVVEMPQGGSVSLQMLPLFVVALRWGGKAGIVAGLLFSGLKLLVEPFIVHPVQLLLDYPFAFAAIGLAGFFKDKPIAGVAIGGVARFVMHFASGVVFFGQYAPAGTSIYAFSFVYNITYMGPEIALALFTAPLLLRRLSKDKNEDYSLLSNLIEILSFAAPLAAMALVLGLRDSIPAVNYTSLILWGGLLLYHLSQAKKDLEKAKRGLILVTIPPALVYLASLLLR
- a CDS encoding DUF4367 domain-containing protein codes for the protein MPSNQAKFREEYEDALFKMLLHDVAEHEGKAILQQMQTMGDSPDSKPSELLLKKFGKQLDIELRKLRQAERKQVAIATVRGLAICLLALLTVFFTAMATVSAFRTRVMNIWMDIRPEYTAFQLRGSESSEGGGMVVNWSNTYVPTYLPEGYEVNSFSFNEGLKRIVFENASTQTFILYTELDEASSMVLDTENADRFEEISMNDQSGTLVVKNNLVTIVWKQEGRLFMIKTQTDIGTAIKVAEGVKFIK